The window GACCCGCTTCATCTCCACGGTCACTGGGCAGAAGGCACCCATGGTCACCGGCATACGGAGAGCCGCCTCCGCTGGAAGATGCTCGCCGATCCGGACCGCCGCCGCACCGGCGGCGTCGAGCATTTCTCCGGCGTCGTCGGCGCGACCATCGCGGATCGCCGCAGCCGACCCGCGCAACATGAGCCAGCCCCAGACCGCGAGCCGGGTCGGGTCCGTACGTGAGAAGCGTGGCTCGATCGCGTCCGCCGTGGCGACAGCCAACCGCTCAGCCTCGTCGAACCGCCCCTGCCGGAGCAACAGCCAACACATCGTGGTGACAACCGACGCGGCGACCAGTTCGTCTCCGGACTCGTCCGCGACGTCGAGCGCGAGACTCAGCGCATGGTAGGCAAGATCGAAGCGCCGGAGCTGGACCAACGCCGTCGCGGCGATCTGGTACGCCTGAGCAAGCTGCCCCGCGCCAGCGACTCGCTGATCACCGGCACTCGCGTCAACAAGGCTGCGGGCTTCGCCGATCAGCACCGGCAACCGGGCCAGCACGCTGGCGTAATCGTCACCATGGTAGATCCGGTCGATCTCGGCAATCGACGCCTGCAGATCAGGCACCGTCGGCGGATTAACCGAGGAACTGTCGACGAGTCTTCCGTTGAGACCCCGTGCTGGAGTCAACGCCCGCCGTAGCAGGCCGACCGCGATCTCGTCGTCATCGGTCCCGGCCCCGGCTGCCGGGCCAGTGGTGGCAGGGCTGACGAGTGCGGAGGTCGGCACGGCAAGCGCGGCGGCGATCGCCCGCAAGGTCGACATCCGTGGTGATCCCGGCTTGTTCTGCTCCAGCTTCTGGATTGTCTCGACCGCAAGCCCGGCGGCCTCCGCCGACTGCTCCTGGGTGAGCCCTCTGAGCCGACGTAGCCGCCCCACGTTGTCGCCCACCGTCGAACTCATCGAGCTGCCTCCCGAAACCGCGCCCGCCAGCAGGAAGCCGGCACCGCCGCATCGACCGCCGCCGCCAACCGTACCGCGAGGTAACGATCATTGCGGCGCATGGTCAACGCGTGGCCGGGGGTTCGAGTGGCCATCGGCCAAGGTGCGAGCCATCCTTGCACCGGTACTGGGCGGGCACCCGGTTCGGCCGAGCAAGCTTGAGCAAGCTCTATTGAGGTTTGTAGCTGTGCCGTGCACACTCGGCCAAGGGGAATTGCTCGGACCAACAGGACGAAAGATCGTGTCATGGCAGAGCTGCGGTTCATCGCGAAAGATCCCGACAGCCCGCAGGGCGGCTCGCCGACCGTGTGGGTTGACGACGAAGACGGCTCACTGATCGTAAGTAGTCCCAAGTCCCGTGGGTGACTGTGTGTAAGTCGGACAGTTGGTGCGTGGTCGGGCGGCTGTGATGGTGTTGGTTGGTGGCTGTGACGGTTTCGGTGGGTGCTGCGGTGGAGGCGGATGCTGACGCCGGGTTGCGGGATGTGCTGGCTCGGGTGGTGGAGGCCAACGAGCGGTGGGAGCGGTTGGCTGGGCAGTTGCGGGCCGAGGACGCTGAGTTGCGGGCGGAGAATGGGCGGCTTCGGGCGGAGAACGAGCGGTTGTCGGCGGAGCTGGCGGTGTTGCAGCGGCTGGTGTTCGGCCGTTCGTCGGAGCGGGTCCGGCCGTCGTCGCCGGTCGACGGTGACGGTGACGGCCAGGGTGGACATGGCGGTCAATCTGACGGGCGGCAGTCGGGGAAGGCGACGCGGCGGGGGCCGGGTGGCCGGGCCGGCCGTAGGGACTACTCGCACCTGCCGCGGGTGGAGGTGCTGTGGGACTTCACCGGGGGCGGGTACTGCTGCCCGGATTGTTCGTCGCCGTTCGAGGCGTTCGGTGATCACGCCTTCGAGCAGGTCGATTGGCGGGTGACGGTGCGGGTGGTGGTACACCGCCGCCGCCGGTACCGGCGGCGTTGCCGGTGTGCGGGAGCGAGGACGGTGACCGCACCCGGGCCGCCGAAAGCGGTCGGGAAGGGCCGGTTCGGTAACGGCTTCATCGCGATGCTGCTGGTCGAACGGTATGTGGCCGGGCGTTCCCAGAACTCCCTGATCGCCGGGCTGGCCCGTCACGGGGCTGACGTCAGCGGGTCGACGCTGGTCGGGACCTGCACGGCGGCCGGGGCGCTGCTCGCGCCGCTGCAAGAGGCGATCGTCGCCCGTAACCGTGATTCGTGGCATCTGCACGCTGATGAAACCTCGTGGCACGTGTTCACCCCCGATACCGGTGACGGGCCGGCCCGCTGGTGGCTGTGGGTGTTCATCGGCGCGGACACCACCTGTTTCGTGATGGACCCGACCCGCGCCGGGGTGGTGCTGGCCCGGCACGCCGGGATCGACCCCGACACCGGGCAGTTGACCCCGCACGACGACGGCGGGCCGCGCGGGCTGGTCGTCTCCAGTGACTTCTACACCGTCTACGCCTCGGCCGGGCGTAGGACCGACGGTCTGACCAACCTGTACTGCTGGGCGCACATCCGCCGGTACTTCGTGCGCGCCGGGGACGCGAACCCGACCCAACTCGGGTACTGGACCCGCGACTGGCTGGACCGGATCAAGGCCCTCTACCACGCCCACGACGAACTGACCGACGCGTGGAACGCGTCCACGGCCGCCACGCCCGGACGCGCCGCGACCGAAGCCGCCACGCGGCTGGCTGACGCGTACACCGCCTGGGACACCGCTCTGGACGCGATCGACACCGCCCGGCAGGCACAGATGGCCAGCCCCGGGCTGCAACAGCCGGCGAAGAAGGCCCTGGCCACCCTGGACCGAGAATGGGACGGCCTGACCGCCCACCGCGACCACCCCATGATCAGCCTGGACAACAACGCCAGCGAACGCGCGCTCCGCAGACCGGTCGTGACCCGCAAGAACGCCTACGGCTCCCGCACCGACGACGCCGCCCGCCTCGCGGCCACCGTCTGGACCGTCACCGCGACCGCCGAACAGGCCGGCCTCAACCCGCTGACCTACCTCACCGCCTACCTCGACGCCTGCGGCCACCACGGCGGCACACCATTGACCGGCCCGGACCTGGAACGATTCCTACCCTGGACCGCGTCTCCCGCCGACCTGCACACCTGGGCCCAGCCACCACCGACCGGCTGACACCCACCACCACCACCACAACGGCGCCGTCACCACAACCGGCCGCGCCGGCCGTCGGTATGCCCACCTATCCGCGTCACCCACGAGACTTGGGACTACTTACCACTGATCGTGCAAGGCTGGCGCATCGACGACGCGACCATGAGCCAGGTTCAGGCGACCGGCCCGGTACCGGCGCATGAGACCGTGGTCCGCATCCCGGCGCGACTGCTTCCGCACTTGAAGGGAGTCACG is drawn from Micromonospora sp. Llam0 and contains these coding sequences:
- a CDS encoding helix-turn-helix domain-containing protein; amino-acid sequence: MSSTVGDNVGRLRRLRGLTQEQSAEAAGLAVETIQKLEQNKPGSPRMSTLRAIAAALAVPTSALVSPATTGPAAGAGTDDDEIAVGLLRRALTPARGLNGRLVDSSSVNPPTVPDLQASIAEIDRIYHGDDYASVLARLPVLIGEARSLVDASAGDQRVAGAGQLAQAYQIAATALVQLRRFDLAYHALSLALDVADESGDELVAASVVTTMCWLLLRQGRFDEAERLAVATADAIEPRFSRTDPTRLAVWGWLMLRGSAAAIRDGRADDAGEMLDAAGAAAVRIGEHLPAEAALRMPVTMGAFCPVTVEMKRVEMSVVAGDPVTALALAERVPPSSGRATSDNRNRHQLDRAWANAERGDLVEATRILSGLRAVSPTWLRNQRYARDIVTTILARRRRPVSQELAVLADLLGAGS
- a CDS encoding IS66 family transposase, with product MAVTVSVGAAVEADADAGLRDVLARVVEANERWERLAGQLRAEDAELRAENGRLRAENERLSAELAVLQRLVFGRSSERVRPSSPVDGDGDGQGGHGGQSDGRQSGKATRRGPGGRAGRRDYSHLPRVEVLWDFTGGGYCCPDCSSPFEAFGDHAFEQVDWRVTVRVVVHRRRRYRRRCRCAGARTVTAPGPPKAVGKGRFGNGFIAMLLVERYVAGRSQNSLIAGLARHGADVSGSTLVGTCTAAGALLAPLQEAIVARNRDSWHLHADETSWHVFTPDTGDGPARWWLWVFIGADTTCFVMDPTRAGVVLARHAGIDPDTGQLTPHDDGGPRGLVVSSDFYTVYASAGRRTDGLTNLYCWAHIRRYFVRAGDANPTQLGYWTRDWLDRIKALYHAHDELTDAWNASTAATPGRAATEAATRLADAYTAWDTALDAIDTARQAQMASPGLQQPAKKALATLDREWDGLTAHRDHPMISLDNNASERALRRPVVTRKNAYGSRTDDAARLAATVWTVTATAEQAGLNPLTYLTAYLDACGHHGGTPLTGPDLERFLPWTASPADLHTWAQPPPTG